In one Carettochelys insculpta isolate YL-2023 chromosome 6, ASM3395843v1, whole genome shotgun sequence genomic region, the following are encoded:
- the BET1L gene encoding BET1-like protein isoform X1, which yields MADWGRGQSPSAVDDMLDVENKRMADNLATKVTRLKSLALDIDKDAEDQTRYLDGTDTDFMSVTGLLTGSVKRFSTMTRSGRDNRRLLCYVSGGLGFSVLDFPVRIPLLDDWLSLTPLDITTSLEPKTISFLQLILLPRQTHIS from the exons ATGGCGGACTGGGGCCGAG GTCAGAGTCCAAGTGCTGTGGATGATATGCTAGATGTGGAGAACAAGCGCATGGCAGACAATCTAGCCACCAAGGTCACCAGGCTGAAATCG CTGGCGCTGGATATTGACAAAGATGCTGAGGATCAAACCCGCTACCTGGATGGCACG GACACAGATTTCATGAGCGTAACAGGCCTGCTGACTGGAAGTGTGAAGCGTTTCTCCACCATGACACGATCGGGAAGGGATAATCGCAGACTGCTTTGTTATGTTTCTGGTGGACTG GGCTTCTCTGTTTTGGATTTTCCTGTAAGAATTCCTTTGCTTGATGATTGGCTGTCTCTTACTCCTCTTGATATAACCACCTCTCTAGAACCAAAGACCATATCCTTTTTACAGTTGATTCTTCTCCCCAGACAAACCCATATTTCCTAA
- the BET1L gene encoding BET1-like protein isoform X2 — translation MADWGRGQSPSAVDDMLDVENKRMADNLATKVTRLKSLALDIDKDAEDQTRYLDGTDTDFMSVTGLLTGSVKRFSTMTRSGRDNRRLLCYVSGGLVVVFFILYYLVSKART, via the exons ATGGCGGACTGGGGCCGAG GTCAGAGTCCAAGTGCTGTGGATGATATGCTAGATGTGGAGAACAAGCGCATGGCAGACAATCTAGCCACCAAGGTCACCAGGCTGAAATCG CTGGCGCTGGATATTGACAAAGATGCTGAGGATCAAACCCGCTACCTGGATGGCACG GACACAGATTTCATGAGCGTAACAGGCCTGCTGACTGGAAGTGTGAAGCGTTTCTCCACCATGACACGATCGGGAAGGGATAATCGCAGACTGCTTTGTTATGTTTCTGGTGGACTGGTGGTTGTCTTTTTCATCCTCTATTATTTGGTGTCAAAAGCACGGACTTGA